The Paenibacillus tianjinensis genome has a window encoding:
- a CDS encoding FapA family protein, translating to MPDHMSEQELNKLINMLELSQNDDEPLQTFMESEYFENDLGGRVLVRAGKIFVQDPLPGGTPAVISAAPPVVILVNGQPVSGPAEVTSQDTIEWEIMEPPLYTITVSEDRLQAFFTLHSPKRYQWKLNDYYSAGMVEVEAALDTETVVELLGLNRIITDFEHRGIIQNLNISGIHAELQNPTYQPITAAKGRAAVPGENAQLELFFSETIENEFSEIEGQVDFRSHLRIPSVIRGEVIARKIPFVEGIPGCDVYGEILYPPLPNDVNIIAKNNTVVLINNEIRALREGRPRVTGDKVKYFDITTTYIVPGNVSIKTGNILFSGDVIVRGNVEDNMIIESLGNVYVDGSIYNSTITATGSILVKGNVVNSKLYSGYFGVLYNRIFNCSKLLIEEAQLLRTAVRLLIQAVQARKQSVKYGQAVVLLLESKFQKIPQLTKELLSVLATVQASYHQDLQQTLHFLNLLLKPAQLVDFMNEAALSGVISMLEELHMGVARLQETKVEVNIGKCQNSTLKSNGDIMIHRDGIVQSELFSSGNISFRKTFSMCRGSKLEAGGSISAYYVGGESGAQSYLKAKQSISVHKMYLGRVTIDRYTAEITEPVENMVFNIDNIRTIKLRMESN from the coding sequence ATGCCTGATCATATGTCCGAACAGGAACTGAACAAGCTGATTAATATGCTGGAGCTTTCGCAGAATGACGATGAGCCCCTGCAGACCTTTATGGAGTCTGAGTATTTTGAGAATGACCTCGGCGGACGGGTTCTTGTCCGTGCGGGCAAAATATTTGTTCAGGACCCGCTGCCCGGCGGAACACCTGCGGTGATTTCGGCCGCTCCTCCAGTGGTAATCCTTGTTAACGGCCAGCCTGTTTCAGGCCCTGCTGAAGTGACCTCTCAAGATACGATTGAGTGGGAGATCATGGAGCCGCCGCTGTATACGATTACGGTATCTGAGGATCGTCTGCAGGCTTTTTTTACCTTACATTCCCCCAAACGCTATCAATGGAAATTGAATGACTACTATTCAGCCGGCATGGTAGAAGTAGAGGCCGCATTGGATACGGAGACTGTGGTTGAACTGCTGGGTCTTAACCGGATTATTACGGATTTCGAGCATCGGGGAATTATACAGAACCTGAATATATCCGGAATTCATGCCGAGCTGCAGAATCCCACCTATCAGCCGATAACCGCTGCTAAGGGACGGGCTGCTGTCCCGGGAGAGAATGCGCAGCTGGAGCTGTTTTTCTCAGAAACGATAGAGAATGAGTTCAGTGAAATTGAGGGGCAAGTGGATTTCCGCAGCCATCTACGCATTCCTTCAGTGATCAGAGGAGAGGTCATTGCCCGTAAAATTCCCTTTGTCGAGGGGATTCCCGGCTGTGACGTATATGGGGAGATATTATATCCGCCGCTGCCGAACGATGTGAATATCATTGCCAAAAATAACACCGTGGTGCTGATCAATAATGAGATCCGGGCGCTGCGTGAAGGCCGTCCCCGGGTAACCGGTGACAAGGTCAAATATTTTGACATTACTACAACCTATATCGTTCCCGGCAATGTGAGTATCAAGACCGGCAATATTCTTTTTTCCGGTGACGTGATTGTCCGCGGCAACGTGGAAGATAATATGATTATAGAGTCGCTGGGGAATGTATATGTGGACGGCAGCATTTACAATTCCACAATAACAGCAACCGGCAGTATTCTCGTCAAAGGAAATGTGGTGAACAGCAAGCTCTATTCCGGCTATTTTGGCGTGCTGTACAACCGGATTTTCAATTGCTCCAAGCTGTTGATTGAAGAAGCGCAGCTGCTGAGAACAGCCGTCCGGCTGCTCATCCAGGCGGTCCAGGCCCGCAAACAAAGCGTGAAATACGGACAGGCGGTGGTTCTGCTGCTGGAGAGTAAATTTCAAAAGATCCCGCAGCTCACCAAGGAACTGCTCTCCGTGCTCGCGACGGTCCAAGCTTCGTACCATCAGGATCTTCAGCAGACGCTGCATTTTCTGAATCTGCTGTTAAAGCCGGCCCAACTGGTCGACTTCATGAATGAGGCTGCTCTGAGCGGAGTAATTAGCATGCTGGAGGAGCTGCACATGGGCGTGGCCCGGTTGCAAGAGACTAAGGTAGAGGTCAATATCGGAAAATGCCAGAACAGCACGCTTAAATCCAACGGCGACATTATGATTCACAGAGACGGTATTGTGCAGAGCGAGCTGTTCTCCTCCGGCAATATCTCGTTTCGCAAGACGTTTTCGATGTGCCGCGGCTCCAAGCTGGAGGCGGGAGGCAGCATTTCTGCCTATTATGTAGGCGGAGAGAGCGGTGCGCAGTCTTATCTGAAGGCGAAACAAAGCATCTCTGTCCACAAAATGTATCTCGGCAGGGTCACGATCGACCGCTACACGGCAGAAATCACGGAGCCGGTGGAGAATATGGTGTTCAACATCGACAATATCCGCACCATTAAGCTGCGGATGGAGTCGAATTAA
- the pstC gene encoding phosphate ABC transporter permease subunit PstC: MGAPVQSLASKAPKKVTQSTANDKRHRKHLLGNKLSRYYFLFSILALCFVLGLVIVFIGKTALLLFAHVSPAEFFLSFNWTPEEDAFGAAAFIVNTLSLTALTLLIAVPVSVGMAVLCAEIAPKWLKSFIRPVLDLLVGIPSIVYGYLGLTVLLPFLRRVSGEGLGDGLLAAALVLALMVLPTICRISDDAIIAVPRKYRDAAYALGSTRLQVIMRVVLPAAKRGIISAIILGMTRAVGETMAVVMVIGNTPQLAKSLFTPSSVLTSNIVMQISNVEFDSSWNYALHMMAFLLLLISFALIFVIRVLGRKRGDA; the protein is encoded by the coding sequence ATGGGGGCACCAGTTCAAAGCCTGGCATCGAAAGCACCAAAGAAGGTTACGCAAAGCACTGCAAATGACAAACGCCACCGCAAACATCTGCTTGGCAATAAATTATCCCGCTATTATTTCTTATTCAGCATCCTTGCACTGTGCTTCGTGCTTGGACTAGTTATTGTATTCATCGGAAAAACGGCGCTGCTCCTGTTCGCACACGTCTCTCCGGCTGAATTCTTCCTGTCCTTCAATTGGACTCCGGAGGAGGATGCCTTTGGAGCTGCCGCCTTTATCGTAAATACATTGTCTCTGACCGCATTGACCCTGCTGATCGCGGTGCCAGTCTCAGTCGGGATGGCCGTGCTCTGCGCGGAGATCGCTCCGAAGTGGCTGAAGAGCTTTATCCGTCCGGTGCTTGATCTGCTCGTCGGCATACCTTCCATCGTATACGGCTATCTGGGCCTAACTGTGCTGCTTCCATTTCTGCGTAGAGTCAGCGGGGAAGGACTGGGCGACGGGCTGCTGGCGGCTGCGCTAGTTCTAGCGCTAATGGTACTGCCAACGATCTGCCGGATCAGTGATGACGCCATTATTGCCGTGCCGCGCAAATACCGTGACGCGGCCTACGCCCTGGGTTCTACCCGACTGCAGGTGATTATGCGTGTGGTGCTGCCTGCGGCTAAGCGGGGAATTATCTCTGCCATTATCCTCGGCATGACCCGTGCGGTTGGTGAGACGATGGCGGTTGTCATGGTTATCGGCAATACGCCGCAGCTGGCCAAAAGCTTGTTCACGCCGTCCTCGGTATTGACCAGCAACATTGTCATGCAGATTTCCAATGTGGAGTTTGACTCCTCCTGGAACTACGCGCTGCATATGATGGCCTTCCTGCTGCTGCTGATTTCGTTTGCACTTATCTTTGTGATCCGCGTGCTGGGCCGGAAAAGGGGGGATGCATAA
- a CDS encoding phosphate ABC transporter substrate-binding protein, translating into MKVFKKLTVTALTAVIAVTASFAGIAAAADSLKGKITVNGSTALLPLTLQAAKEFQKLHPKVKIAASGKGSVTGPQAVKKGIADIGACDWDASIDVPGFKAFDGQVANKVAVIPFATIVNKNVGVDNLTTEQLAGIFSGKITNWKDVGGSDANIVVITRSFGSGTRVNYQAKALGGGDIVKKEKNYKETGSSGDMKTAVATTPNSIGYIDLVYVTGSDIKAVKFNGVAATTDNVINGSYKIWAYGYYMTKGQPTGATKEFIDYVQSKKFQNGSLKKLKFIPIAAMKG; encoded by the coding sequence ATGAAGGTTTTCAAAAAATTAACAGTAACAGCACTGACAGCGGTCATCGCGGTAACAGCATCCTTTGCAGGGATTGCTGCAGCGGCTGACAGCCTCAAGGGTAAAATCACGGTCAACGGCTCCACAGCACTGCTTCCGCTCACGCTACAGGCAGCCAAAGAATTCCAGAAGCTGCATCCAAAAGTGAAAATCGCCGCTTCCGGCAAAGGTTCGGTTACCGGACCACAGGCCGTGAAGAAAGGCATCGCTGATATCGGCGCCTGCGATTGGGATGCCAGCATCGACGTGCCGGGCTTCAAAGCATTTGACGGACAGGTAGCGAACAAGGTAGCGGTTATTCCTTTTGCCACTATCGTGAACAAAAATGTCGGTGTAGACAACCTGACTACCGAACAGCTGGCAGGCATTTTCTCCGGTAAAATCACCAACTGGAAGGATGTCGGCGGATCGGATGCCAACATCGTTGTAATTACCCGTTCATTCGGTTCCGGTACTCGCGTTAACTACCAGGCTAAGGCACTGGGCGGCGGAGATATCGTCAAGAAAGAAAAGAACTACAAGGAAACCGGCTCCAGCGGTGACATGAAAACAGCGGTTGCGACTACACCTAACTCCATCGGCTATATCGACCTTGTTTATGTAACCGGCAGCGACATCAAGGCTGTTAAATTCAACGGTGTGGCGGCTACTACAGATAACGTAATCAATGGCTCGTACAAGATTTGGGCATACGGCTACTACATGACCAAAGGCCAGCCGACCGGCGCAACCAAAGAATTCATCGACTATGTACAGAGCAAGAAATTCCAGAACGGATCGCTGAAAAAGCTTAAGTTCATTCCGATTGCAGCAATGAAAGGCTAA
- the pstA gene encoding phosphate ABC transporter permease PstA — MSGFTRTRYTARAQRRNKIATIGFYTLGALVMLLIFWLLFTILSKGLPALRPDFLIKQPEEIDAGGGIGPVLFNSFYILFISLLISIPIGVGAGIYMAEYAPDNRFTGALRICVESLSSVPSIVFGMLGLAIFAEYFNIGLTILGGGVSLALLNLPMLARVTEEAVRAVPGDIREAGYALGMTKFHVIRKVVLPVAMSAIVTGICLVAGRAFGESAVIILTAGLSTSGEMWDFNLFSPGETLAVHLWYVQSEAIVEDARQIADKSAAVLVFVVLLINFIFRFPLWLGNRRKGR, encoded by the coding sequence ATGAGCGGTTTCACCCGAACACGTTATACTGCACGTGCACAGCGGCGCAACAAAATTGCAACCATCGGCTTCTATACGCTGGGGGCGCTGGTCATGCTGCTGATTTTCTGGCTGCTCTTTACCATTCTAAGCAAAGGGCTGCCGGCGCTTAGACCCGATTTCCTGATCAAGCAGCCGGAAGAGATTGATGCCGGAGGCGGGATTGGCCCGGTGTTGTTCAATTCCTTCTATATTTTGTTTATCTCCCTGCTGATTTCGATTCCGATCGGCGTTGGGGCCGGAATTTATATGGCAGAATACGCGCCGGACAACCGTTTTACCGGTGCGCTGCGCATTTGTGTGGAGTCGCTGTCCTCCGTCCCTTCAATTGTATTCGGGATGCTGGGCCTGGCAATCTTCGCCGAATATTTCAATATCGGCCTGACCATTCTCGGCGGCGGCGTCTCCCTGGCGCTGCTGAACCTGCCGATGCTGGCCCGCGTAACGGAAGAAGCCGTGCGCGCGGTTCCCGGCGACATCCGCGAAGCCGGCTACGCACTGGGGATGACCAAATTCCACGTCATCCGCAAGGTGGTGCTGCCCGTGGCGATGTCTGCCATTGTCACAGGCATCTGTCTGGTGGCCGGACGCGCGTTCGGGGAGTCTGCGGTCATTATCCTGACCGCAGGCCTCAGTACCTCCGGCGAAATGTGGGACTTCAATCTGTTCTCGCCGGGTGAGACACTGGCGGTGCATCTGTGGTATGTACAATCCGAGGCGATCGTTGAGGATGCGCGGCAAATTGCCGACAAGTCGGCGGCAGTGCTTGTTTTTGTAGTCCTGCTGATCAATTTCATTTTCAGGTTCCCGCTGTGGCTGGGAAACCGCCGCAAGGGGCGGTAA
- a CDS encoding stalk domain-containing protein — protein sequence MRNSKWFGAALASALLVTGGAGSIVATSSNVSAAAAVNTSAVKTAKATWKVNSLPVAFSTIDSSGYKLYSLSEVAGELGAKVILSSNGFELNDSKGLHIVQLQAGAKSYLVDGVSQQFTVAPVLYNGKVYVELTKLVTALGGELTAEDQSILSFARPEGQFDTLHWNADGSIIANRSDSETAQLLKFSAFPGVYDIFSSNESALDFAVSPDQKWGAFTDEKGQLNLISLSSGAISPLGTDTSVKMDLVWSQDGKTIYFIQGDKQEKIGQISVETGAVKTLLEDKVENKSELRLSADSKSVVYIVNVTGVAKNDTDSTEDSLTVDFSKAGEQLYKLDLSTKDAKPAALTTALDNKLYPEILANGAVAYLSADPDGNAANTLKSIGADGAITNIALDVEPSWSTGVATGLIVSGTAADGSTTIYSIDANGSKTSLFHTTEDVSEVAVSHDGSKLAIVSDGKVLLIQNGQALQLTK from the coding sequence TTGAGAAATAGTAAATGGTTCGGCGCGGCTTTGGCTTCAGCACTTCTCGTAACAGGGGGAGCAGGCAGCATTGTGGCAACTAGCAGCAACGTGAGCGCCGCCGCAGCCGTCAATACATCAGCAGTCAAAACAGCTAAGGCGACATGGAAAGTCAACAGCCTGCCGGTTGCGTTCAGCACAATAGACAGCAGCGGCTACAAGCTGTATTCCCTTAGTGAAGTTGCCGGGGAGCTAGGAGCCAAAGTGATCCTCAGCAGCAACGGTTTTGAATTGAATGACAGTAAAGGATTACATATCGTACAGCTTCAAGCGGGTGCCAAAAGCTATCTGGTGGACGGAGTATCGCAGCAGTTCACAGTAGCCCCTGTACTCTATAACGGAAAAGTATACGTGGAGCTGACCAAGCTGGTTACTGCCCTTGGCGGTGAGCTCACGGCTGAAGACCAGTCGATTCTGAGCTTTGCCCGTCCGGAAGGCCAGTTCGATACGCTGCACTGGAACGCCGATGGTAGCATCATTGCGAACCGGAGCGATTCGGAAACCGCTCAGCTGCTCAAATTCAGCGCCTTCCCTGGCGTATATGATATTTTCTCTTCCAATGAAAGTGCACTGGATTTCGCTGTATCCCCAGATCAGAAATGGGGCGCGTTCACAGATGAGAAAGGCCAGCTGAATCTAATCAGCCTGTCGAGCGGCGCGATCTCCCCTCTGGGTACAGATACGAGCGTGAAGATGGATCTGGTCTGGTCGCAGGACGGCAAAACGATCTACTTCATCCAGGGCGACAAGCAGGAGAAGATTGGCCAAATCTCTGTAGAGACCGGAGCCGTCAAAACCCTTCTTGAAGATAAAGTGGAGAACAAATCGGAGCTTCGGCTGTCTGCTGATTCGAAAAGCGTTGTCTACATTGTCAATGTAACCGGTGTTGCCAAGAATGATACTGACAGCACGGAAGATTCACTGACTGTAGATTTCAGCAAAGCCGGAGAACAATTGTACAAGCTGGACCTCTCCACTAAAGACGCGAAGCCGGCAGCCCTCACTACAGCGCTGGATAACAAACTGTATCCGGAAATTTTGGCAAATGGTGCTGTAGCCTACCTGAGTGCAGATCCGGACGGAAATGCGGCGAACACCCTGAAATCCATTGGAGCGGACGGTGCTATTACCAACATCGCGCTTGATGTAGAGCCTTCCTGGTCTACCGGTGTAGCCACAGGTCTTATCGTGTCCGGTACAGCAGCTGACGGAAGCACCACCATCTATTCGATCGACGCAAACGGCAGCAAAACGTCGCTCTTCCACACTACCGAAGATGTCTCGGAAGTAGCGGTTTCCCATGACGGCAGCAAGCTGGCTATCGTAAGTGACGGCAAAGTGCTCCTGATCCAGAACGGCCAGGCACTTCAGCTCACTAAATAA